A window of the Cheilinus undulatus linkage group 21, ASM1832078v1, whole genome shotgun sequence genome harbors these coding sequences:
- the LOC121529234 gene encoding transcription factor Sox-10-like isoform X1, with product MRMSREEQSMSEVELSPGMSDDSRSMSPGHSSGAPGGGDSPLPRQHDPQLVGMDDTSAGCSSLKSDDEDERFPAGIREAVSQVLNCYDWTLVPMPVRVNTGNKSKPHVKRPMNAFMVWAQAARRKLADQHPHLHNAELSKTLGKLWRLLNESDKRPFIEEAERLRKQHKKDYPDYKYQPRRRKNGKPGSGSGSENDGHSEGEVSHSQSHYKGLHLEVALSGGARSPLADGHHPHAAGHSPPTPPTTPKTEPQSGKVGEGKREVSGSGGSRGAMGAEGSSGAAGSGKPHIDFGNVDIGEMSHEVMANMEPFDVNEFDQYLPPNGHPGQSAGAGATTTASPASPYTYGISSALAAASGHSAAWLSKQQQQHHTPPLSSDPSKAQIKSEVGGGAGHFSEATSVTYTPLSLPHYSSAFPSLASRAQFAEYADHQASGSYYAHSSQATGLYSAFSYMGPSQRPLYTAITDPASVPQSHSPTHWEQPVYTTLSRP from the exons ATGAGGATGtccagagaggagcagagcatGTCGGAGGTGGAGCTCAGTCCCGGGATGTCTGATGACAGCCGCTCCATGTCCCCGGGTCACTCCTCCGGTGCTCCCGGCGGAGGAGACTCTCCTCTGCCCCGGCAGCACGATCCCCAGCTGGTCGGAATGGACGACACGTCGGCGGGGTGCTCCTCCCTGAAGTCCGACGATGAGGATGAACGTTTCCCCGCGGGGATCAGGGAGGCCGTGAGCCAGGTGCTCAACTGCTACGACTGGACGCTCGTGCCCATGCCCGTGCGCGTCAACACCGGAAACAAGAGCAAGCCGCACGTGAAGAGGCCGATGAACGCCTTCATGGTGTGGGCTCAGGCCGCGCGCAGGAAGCTGGCGGACCAACATCCACACCTGCACAACGCGGAACTCAGCAAGACCCTGGGCAAGCTGTGGAG GCTTCTTAATGAGAGCGACAAGCGGCCGTTCATCGAGGAGGCTGAGAGGCTGAGGAAGCAGCACAAGAAGGACTACCCTGACTACAAGTACCAGCCTAGACGCCGCAAGAACGGAAAGCCCGGTTCCGGATCAGGAAGTGAGAACGACGGCCATTCGGAGGGTGAGGTCTCCCACAGCCAATCCCACTACAAGGGCCTCCACCTGGAAGTAGCTCTGAGTGGGGGAGCTCGGTCCCCTCTGGCAGATGGGCACCACCCTCATGCTGCAG GTCACAGCCCACCTACGCCACCCACCACACCAAAGACTGAGCCTCAGTCTGGGAAGGTTGGGGAGGGAAAACGGGAAGTTTCTGGAAGTGGGGGCTCCCGTGGAGCGATGGGAGCGGAGGGGAGCTCAGGTGCTGCTGGATCTGGGAAACCTCACATCGACTTTGGTAACGTGGACATTGGTGAGATGAGCCATGAGGTGATGGCCAACATGGAGCCGTTTGATGTCAATGAGTTTGACCAGTACCTGCCCCCCAACGGACACCCGGGGCAGAGCGCCGGGGCAGGTGCAACCACGACAGCCTCCCCAGCCTCTCCGTACACCTACGGCATCTCGTCAGCTCTGGCAGCAGCCAGCGGACACTCAGCAGCCTGGCTCtccaagcagcagcagcaacatcaCACCCCTCCTCTGAGCTCAGACCCCTCCAAGGCCCAGATTAAGAGCGAGGTTGGAGGAGGTGCAGGTCACTTCTCAGAGGCAACTTCAGTGACCTACACCCCCCTGAGCCTCCCTCACTACAGCTCAGCCTTCCCCTCTCTGGCCTCTAGAGCTCAGTTTGCTGAGTACGCTGACCACCAGGCCTCAGGGTCATACTACGCCCACTCCAGCCAGGCTACTGGGCTGTACTCTGCCTTCTCCTACATGGGCCCTTCCCAGAGGCCCCTGTACACCGCCATCACCGACCCGGCTAGCGTCCCACAGTCACACAGCCCCACCCACTGGGAACAGCCTGTCTACACCACACTGTCGCGGCCATGA
- the LOC121529234 gene encoding transcription factor Sox-10-like isoform X2 gives MRMSREEQSMSEVELSPGMSDDSRSMSPGHSSGAPGGGDSPLPRQHDPQLVGMDDTSAGCSSLKSDDEDERFPAGIREAVSQVLNCYDWTLVPMPVRVNTGNKSKPHVKRPMNAFMVWAQAARRKLADQHPHLHNAELSKTLGKLWRLLNESDKRPFIEEAERLRKQHKKDYPDYKYQPRRRKNGKPGSGSGSENDGHSEGHSPPTPPTTPKTEPQSGKVGEGKREVSGSGGSRGAMGAEGSSGAAGSGKPHIDFGNVDIGEMSHEVMANMEPFDVNEFDQYLPPNGHPGQSAGAGATTTASPASPYTYGISSALAAASGHSAAWLSKQQQQHHTPPLSSDPSKAQIKSEVGGGAGHFSEATSVTYTPLSLPHYSSAFPSLASRAQFAEYADHQASGSYYAHSSQATGLYSAFSYMGPSQRPLYTAITDPASVPQSHSPTHWEQPVYTTLSRP, from the exons ATGAGGATGtccagagaggagcagagcatGTCGGAGGTGGAGCTCAGTCCCGGGATGTCTGATGACAGCCGCTCCATGTCCCCGGGTCACTCCTCCGGTGCTCCCGGCGGAGGAGACTCTCCTCTGCCCCGGCAGCACGATCCCCAGCTGGTCGGAATGGACGACACGTCGGCGGGGTGCTCCTCCCTGAAGTCCGACGATGAGGATGAACGTTTCCCCGCGGGGATCAGGGAGGCCGTGAGCCAGGTGCTCAACTGCTACGACTGGACGCTCGTGCCCATGCCCGTGCGCGTCAACACCGGAAACAAGAGCAAGCCGCACGTGAAGAGGCCGATGAACGCCTTCATGGTGTGGGCTCAGGCCGCGCGCAGGAAGCTGGCGGACCAACATCCACACCTGCACAACGCGGAACTCAGCAAGACCCTGGGCAAGCTGTGGAG GCTTCTTAATGAGAGCGACAAGCGGCCGTTCATCGAGGAGGCTGAGAGGCTGAGGAAGCAGCACAAGAAGGACTACCCTGACTACAAGTACCAGCCTAGACGCCGCAAGAACGGAAAGCCCGGTTCCGGATCAGGAAGTGAGAACGACGGCCATTCGGAGG GTCACAGCCCACCTACGCCACCCACCACACCAAAGACTGAGCCTCAGTCTGGGAAGGTTGGGGAGGGAAAACGGGAAGTTTCTGGAAGTGGGGGCTCCCGTGGAGCGATGGGAGCGGAGGGGAGCTCAGGTGCTGCTGGATCTGGGAAACCTCACATCGACTTTGGTAACGTGGACATTGGTGAGATGAGCCATGAGGTGATGGCCAACATGGAGCCGTTTGATGTCAATGAGTTTGACCAGTACCTGCCCCCCAACGGACACCCGGGGCAGAGCGCCGGGGCAGGTGCAACCACGACAGCCTCCCCAGCCTCTCCGTACACCTACGGCATCTCGTCAGCTCTGGCAGCAGCCAGCGGACACTCAGCAGCCTGGCTCtccaagcagcagcagcaacatcaCACCCCTCCTCTGAGCTCAGACCCCTCCAAGGCCCAGATTAAGAGCGAGGTTGGAGGAGGTGCAGGTCACTTCTCAGAGGCAACTTCAGTGACCTACACCCCCCTGAGCCTCCCTCACTACAGCTCAGCCTTCCCCTCTCTGGCCTCTAGAGCTCAGTTTGCTGAGTACGCTGACCACCAGGCCTCAGGGTCATACTACGCCCACTCCAGCCAGGCTACTGGGCTGTACTCTGCCTTCTCCTACATGGGCCCTTCCCAGAGGCCCCTGTACACCGCCATCACCGACCCGGCTAGCGTCCCACAGTCACACAGCCCCACCCACTGGGAACAGCCTGTCTACACCACACTGTCGCGGCCATGA
- the polr2f gene encoding DNA-directed RNA polymerases I, II, and III subunit RPABC2: MSDNEDNFDDGDFDDAEEDEGLDDLENVEDEDQENVQILPAGEGQQANQKRITTPYMTKYERARVLGTRALQIAMCAPVMVELEGETDPLQIAMKELKGRKIPIIIRRYLPDGSYEDWGCDELIITD; this comes from the exons ATGTCCGACAACGAAGATAA CTTCGATGATGGAGATTTTGATGATGCCGAAGAGGACGAGGGATTAGATGATCTTGAAAATGTGGAAGAT GAGGACCAGGAGAACGTACAGATCCTCCCTGCAGGTGAAGGCCAGCAGGCAAACCAGAAGAGGATCACAACACCCTACATGACCAAATATGAGAGAGCCAGAGTTTTAGGCACACGAGCCCTGCAGATAGC GATGTGTGCTCCTGTCATGGTGGAGCTGGAGGGAGAAACAGACCCGCTGCAGATAGCTATGAAAGAGCTGAA GGGCAGAAAAATCCCCATCATCATCCGCCGGTACCTTCCTGATGGGAGCTATGAGGACTGGGGCTGTGATGAGCTCATCATCACTGATTAA